GCACCAGCGGAAATAATTGCTCAGGCGAAGCGATGTGGCTTGCCAGAAGCAACTCTCCGTTATCAAGTTCTCTGATAGTTTTTTGAAAAGGTAAAAAATTGCGCTGTTTAAAATGTCCGGCGGCCTGAGCCGACACCTGCAACAACACTTCTGTTTTTACTCTATCCCCGCCGGGATCGTCCGAATCGTCAAATAATGGATAAAAAATAGCTTTACGCTGCGCGCTATTTTCATATTCATACCCTACGACCAATAAATCGGGAATAGCCTGCAGGCCAATATATTGATTGTGACTTTTTATGTCGTACCACGGATAAAACGCAGCCAGCCCAACGCGTTTAGTAATGCGTAGCAGGTCGTTTACGTTAAACTGTCCTTTTAAATGCGAAGAGAGACGCTTTTTCCCCTCGCCGACGTCCTCCAGAATAGCACCAAGCCGGTTTAAATCACGATACGCAGTTCGCATATCTACATCAAAACGCTGGCGGATAATATCAGCGGAAAGGGTTTCCCCCTGATAAAGACTTAAGACGATTTCGGCCAGTCGATCTGCAACTTTTACTTTCGCGCCTTTCATTCTCATCGGTTCCTGCCTCTGTATCGGTACATCCATAGGCCCAACCATACCCCTGTCAAGTGACAGGAGGTGTCAGCGCAATACGCTTTTTTTATTTTTTCAAACAGGTATAGCGCAGCAGCCCGTGCTGGCAGACCTGCGTGAAGCGAAGTGAAACTAAGTTAAATTAGCCCCTCTTTAACGGCAATTAAAGCCTGAACATGAAGTCAAATTTGGCACATATTTCTTTGAATGAAAGAATTTTTGCGATTTTTAGCTGCCGGCTGGCCACCGGTCACGGCCCAGGGGCAATAATCCCTGCAAGTGTAGGGATTTGATGTATAATCGCGGCACTTTTCCGCGATTCAGTATGCTTTTGCTGCCAGGTCGCTATTTTTCATTACTTTATCTCACCTTGAGGATCAGATAATGCAACTCCCTCATTGCCCGCAGTGCAATTCCGAATACACCTATGAAGACAACGGCATGCTGATTTGCCCGGAGTGCGCTCATGAATGGAACCCGGCTGCCGCGGGCGAAGACGACGCTGAATTAGTGGTAAAAGATGCCAACGGTAACCTGCTTGTCGACGGCGACAGCGTCACCGTGGTGAAAGATCTGAAGGTAAAAGGCAGCTCTTCGATGCTGAAAATCGGTACAAAAGTGAAGAATATTCGCCTGGTGGAAGGCGATCACAACATTGATTGTAAAATTGATGGTTTTGGCCCAATGAAGCTGAAATCAGAGTTCGTCAAAAAGAACTGATTACTCCCGGCAGGCGGATTCGCCGCCTGCCCCGACCGCCGAGCGGATCTGGTTTTCGCCGTACGGCTTTTCACGTTGCCTGGCCAGTCAAGATCCCGAAGCAGTCGGTATATTCATTTTTGATGTTATTTAATTATTCCATGTAGAGACATTTATTCCAGAAGTAACAGAATAAAAACGTCTCATTAACCCTGCAGACCAATAAACTCAAAGCAGCATTAAATTTATTATTTCAGGGCTAAGGCATTAATAAAAAATGGAGCGCCTCAGGATATAGAATATATTTTAAAAGCGTGCGAGACTTTTCTCCCCATTCGATCCCGATAAATATCTCATTATCAGGACTAAACGCGCCTCCCTTTCCAGTCTGTTTTCGCTAAACCGAGACAACCCACAGTTTCCCTGAGCCCCCCTCGCGGCCGCAAACTTCAACTCTTCATCGTACAGAAACCAATCATTAACAAAACCGTCACTTTCTCCCGTCACCATGAGGCAACTTTTTGAGGAGATCCGCGATGCACTTGTCCAGACATCCGACCAGCTACCCAACCCGCTATCAGGAGATAGCCGCCCGGCTCGAACAGGAGCTGCGTAACAACTACCGCTGCGGCGACTATCTGCCCGCCGAAACCCAGCTTGCCGCCTACTACGAGGTCAACCGCCACACGCTCCGCCGCGCTATTGACGAACTGGTCAATAAAGGTTGGGTCCAGCGCCGCCAGGGCGTGGGCGTGCTGGTGCTGATGCGCCCGTTTGACTACCCGCTTAACGCCCAGGCCCGCTTTAGCCAGAACCTGTTGGATCAGGGCAGCCACCCCACCAGCGAACGCCTTCTGGCGGTCATTCGCCCGGCCTCTCAGGACGTGGCGGATGCGCTGGGGCTGGTTGAGGGCGATAACGTTATCCACCTTCGCACCCTGCGCCGGGTCAACGGTATAGCGGTGTGCATCATTGACCACTATTTTTCCGAACAAAGCTGGTGGCCTACGCTGCAGACCTTCAGCAGCGGCTCACTGCACGATTTTCTTCAGGCGGAGTTAGGCATTGCCCTGACGCGCGCCCAGACCCGCATCAGCGCCCGCCGTTCCCAGGCAAAAGAGAGCCGCCTGCTGGAAATCCCCAACATGGCGCCGCTGCTCTGCGTTCGCACTCTTAATCACCGTGAAGGCGAGGCTAATCCAGCGGAATACTCCGTCAGCCTGACCCGTGCCGACATGATTGAATTCACCATGGAGCACTAAATGGACACCAGCCATTTCAATACCGAACAGCGCCGGGAGTGGATGGCCGTGCTGTCGCACAGCCAGCCGCAGGAGCTTCTTGAGCGCTGGAACAGCCTGAACATCAGCGCGGATTACACGCTTATTCGCGCCCCGGAAATCGGCCTGGTTCAGGTGCAGGCCCGCATGGGTGGCACCGGCCAGCGCTTCTTCACCGGCGACGCCACGCTGACCCGCTCGGTCGTCAAACTAGCGAGCGGAACCTACGGCTACAGCTACCTGCTTGGCCGCGACAAACAACACGCTGAATGCTGCGCGGTGATCGACGCCCTGATGCAGGAAACCTCACATTTCCAGACGCTACAAGAAACCTTAATTGCACCGCTGGCGGCCAACCGTGAACAACGCCTTGCCGCTCGCCGTGCGGAAGTTAACAGCAGCCGCGTGGACTTCTTCACGCTGGTACGCGGAGACAACGCATGACACTGATGACCGCTTTTACCCTTCCTGTACAGGATGCCCAGCAGAGTTTCCGTCGCCTGCTTAAAGCGATGAGCGAGCCGGGCGTGATTGTCGCACTGACCTCGCTGCAGCAGGGCTGGCTTCCGCTTAACGTCGCCACCACCAGCGTGCTGCTGACGCTTGCCGATAACGACACGCCGGTGTGGGTAGACGGCGCGTTGGGCAACGATATTGCCGCGCAGAACATCCGTTTTCATACCAACGCGCAGCTGTGCGAACAGCCAGACCACGCGCAGTTTGCGGTTGCAAGCGACGCAATCTCTTCTGAACAGCTAAATCTGCTGGCCCAGGGCTGCGACATTGCTCCCGATACCAGCGCAACGCTGATTCTGCAGGTTTCCAGCCTGAGCGGCGGGCGCATGCTTCGCCTGACCGGCGCCGGGATCAACGAAGAGCGCATGATTGCCCCACAGCTGCCGGAGTGCGTCCTGCACGAACTGACCGAGCGCCCGCATCCTTTCCCGCTGGGTATTGACCTGATTTTGACCTGCGGCGATCGCCTGCTGGCCATCCCGCGGACCACCCACGTGGAGGTGTGCTGATGTACGTTGCCGTCAAAGGGGGCGAGAAAGCAATCTCCGCCGCCCACGCCCTGCAGGAGCGCAACCGACGCGGCGATGAGACGCTGAAAGAGCTGAGCGTAGCACAGATCGAACAGCAGCTTGGCCTGGCGGTCGACCGCGTGATGACGGAAGGCGGCATCGCTGACCGGGAGCTCGCCGCGCTGGCTATCAAGCAGGCCAGCGGCGACATGATTGAAGCCATTTTTCTGCTCCGCGCTTACCGCACCACGCTACCTCGCCTTGCCGTGAGCGAGCCGCTAAATACCGCAGAGATGCGCCTCGAGCGCCGTATCTCCGCCGTTTATAAAGACGTGCCGGGCGGCCAGCTGCTGGGCCCAACCTATGACTACACGCATCGCCTGCTGGACTTCACGCTGCTGGCCAACGGCGAAGTGCCTGACGCTGAATCTGCCGACGAGCAAAGCGCCCCTTCTCCACACGTGTTCAGCATGCTGGCAAAGCAGGGCCTGGCGAAAGTCGAAGAAGATGACGGCGCGCAGCCGGATGACATCACCCGTAACCCGCCGGTTTACCCGTGCTCGCGCTCTTCACGCCTGCAGCAGCTGGTGCGCGGCGATGAAGGCTACCTGCTGGCGCTCGCCTACTCCACCCAGCGCGGCTACGGGCGTAACCACCCTTTTGCCGCCGAGATCCGCAGCGGCTATGTAGATATCGAAATTGTGCCGGAAGAGCTGGGTTTTGCGGTGAACATCGGCGAACTGCTGATGACTGAATGCGAAATGGTGAACGGTTTTGTCGCCCCGGAGGACGAAGCGCCGCACTTTACACGCGGCTACGGCCTGGCGTTCGGCATGAGCGAGCGTAAAACCATGGCGATGGCGCTGGTTGACCGTGCGCTCCAGGCTCCCGACTACGACGAAACCGTTGCAGGCCCGGCGCAGGACGAAGAGTTCGTGTTATCCCATGCGGATAACGTGGAAGCGGCAGGCTTTGTGTCCCACCTCAAGCTGCCTCATTACGTAGATTTCCAGGCCGAACTGGAGCTGCTTAACCGCCTGATAAAGGAGCGAGCCAATGGCTAACCTGAGCGGCTATAACTTCGCCTATCTGGACGAGCAAACCAAACGCATGATCCGCCGCGCAATGCTGAAAGCCGTGGCGATCCCAGGTTACCAGGTGCCGTTTGGCGGCCGCGAAATGCCGATGCCCTACGGCTGGGGCACAGGCGGTATTCAGCTTACCGCCAGCCTGATTGGCGAAGCGGACGTGCTTAAGGTGATTGACCAGGGCGCGGACGACACCACTAACGCCGTCTCGATTCGTAACTTCTTCAAACGCGTGACCGGCGTGAATACCACCGAGCGTACCGAAGACGCGACGCTGGTGCAGACCCGCCACCGTATCCCGGAAACGCCGCTGGTCGAAGACCAAATCCTGATTTATCAGGTGCCGATTCCCGAGCCGCTGCGCTTTATCGAACCCCGCGAAACGGAAACCCGCACCATGCACGCGCTGGAAGAGTACGGCGTGATGCAGGTGAAGCTGTATGAAGATATCGCTCGCTTCGGCCACATCGCCACCACCTACGCCTACCCGGTGAAAGTGAACGATCGCTATGTGATGGACCCGTCGCCAATTCCAAAATTTGATAACCCGAAAATGCACATGTCCCCTGCGCTGCAGCTGTTCGGTGCCGGACGCGAAAAGCGCATTTACGCCGTACCGCCGTTTACCCGCGTAGAAAGCCTCGACTTCGACGACCATCCCTTCCAGGTTCAGAAATGGGAAGAGCCGTGCGCGATTTGTGGGTCACGCCATAGCTACCTTGATGAAGTGGTACTCGACGACGCGGGCAACCGCATGTTCGTCTGCTCCGATACCGACTACTGCCGCCAGAACAGTGAGGCCTCTCAGTCATGACCAGCCCGTTACTTTCGGTGAATAACCTCACCCACCTCTATGCGCCCGGCAAAGGCTTTATGGACGTGTCTTTTGACCTCTGGCCCGGTGAAGTGCTGGGCATTGTTGGCGAGTCCGGCTCCGGTAAAACAACGCTGCTGAAGGCCATTTCCGCCCGCCTCGCGCCGCAGTCCGGGGAGGTGATTTACCTCGACCGCTCGCTGTACGAAATGTCGGAAGGCGAACGTCGCCGCCTGCTGCGTACCGAGTGGGGCGTGGTTCACCAGCATCCGATGGACGGCCTGCGCCGCCACGTTTCTGCCGGGGGCAACATCGGTGAACGCCTGATGGCAACCGGCGCACGCCACTACGGCGAGATTCGCGCCACCGCCCAGCGCTGGCTGGAAGAGGTCGAAATTCCTGCCAGCCGCATCGACGACCTGCCGACCACGTTCTCCGGCGGGATGCAGCAGCGCCTGCAAATCGCCCGCAACCTGGTGACGCATCCGAAGCTGGTGTTTATGGATGAGCCTACCGGCGGGCTGGACGTTTCGGTGCAGGCACGCCTGCTAGACCTGCTGCGCGGCCTGGTGGTGGAGCTGAACCTTGCCGTGGTGATTGTCACCCACGATCTGGGCGTAGCTCGCCTGCTGGCCGACCGTCTGCTGGTGATGAAACAGGGCAAAGTGGTGGAAAGTGGGCTGACCGACCGCGTGCTGGACGACCCGCATCACCCGTATACCCAGCTTTTGGTGTCCTCCGTCCTTCAGAATTAGGTACTCGCTATGACCAGAATACGGGTTGAAAACCTGAGCAAAACATTTGTCCTGCATCACCAGCACGGTATTCGCCTGCCGGTGCTAGCGGGCGCCTCGCTGGAAGTTAAAGGCGGGGAGTGTGTGGTGCTGCACGGCCACTCCGGCAGCGGTAAATCCACCCTGCTGCGCTCGCTGTACGCCAACTACCTGCCGGATGAAGGACATATCTGGGTTAAGCACAACGACGAATGGCTCGATATCGTGCAGGCTCCGGCGCGTGAAGTGCTGGCGGTGCGACGCCAGACCATTGGCTGGGTTAGCCAGTTCCTGCGTGTTATCCCACGCATTTCAGCGCTTGAAGTCGTCATGCAGCCGCTGCTTGATTTAGGCGTGCCGCGTGAAGAGTGCGAGAAAAAAGCCGCCAGCCTGCTGACTCGCCTCAACGTGCCCGAGCGCCTTTGGCACCTTGCGCCTTCGACCTTCTCCGGCGGCGAACAGCAGCGCGTGAACATCGCTCGCGGCTTTATTGTCGACTACCCCATTTTACTGCTGGACGAGCCAACCGCCTCGCTGGACGCAAAGAACAGCGCCGCCGTGGTGGCTTTGATTCAGGAAGCAAAAGCGCGTGGAGCGGCCATCGTCGGCATCTTCCACGATGAAGCAGTCCGTGAACAGGTGGCCGACCGCCTGCATACCATGTCCGCGATGGAGCCCCAACATGATAGTCAATAACGTTCGCCTGGTCCTGGAAGAGGAAGTGGTCAGTGGCTCGCTGGAAGTGGCCGACGGTGTGATTCGCAACTTTGCCGAGACCCAAAGCCAGCTGCCGGGCGCACACGACGGCGGCGGCGGCTGGCTGCTGCCAGGGCTGATTGAGCTACACACGGATAACCTGGATAAATTCTTTACCCCGCGGCCCAAGGTTGACTGGCCGGCGCACTCCGCCATGAGCAGCCACGATGCGCTGATGGTGGCGAGCGGCATCACCACCGTGCTGGACGCCGTGGCCATCGGCGACGTACGCGACGGCGGCGACCGTCTGGAAAACCTGGAAAAGATGATTAACGCCGTGGAGGATACGCAAAAACGTGGCCTAAACCGCGCCGAACACCGCCTTCACCTGCGCTGCGAGCTGCCGCACCACACCACGCTGCCGCTGTTCGACAAGCTGGTAGACCGCGAGCTGGTGTCCCTCGTTTCGCTGATGGACCACTCGCCGGGCCAGCGCCAGTACGCGGAGCTCTCCAAATACCGCGACTACTATCAGGGCAAATACCATCTCACCAACGAGCAGATGGATCGCTTTGAAGAAGAGCAGCTGACGCTGGCGGCGCGCTGGTCGCAGCCAAACCGCCAGGCCATTGCCGCCCGCTGCCGCGACCGCAATATCGCCCTCGCCAGCCATGACGATGCAACCTCGGCCCACGTGGTGGAATCCCACGAAATCGGCAGCGTGATCGCCGAATTCCCGACCACGCAGGAAGCCGCTGAAGCCTCTCGTCACCACGGCATGAGCGTGCTGATGGGCGCGCCAAATATCGTTCGCGGCGGTTCTCACTCCGGCAACGTGGCGGCCAGCCATCTGGCGCAGGCAGGGCTGCTGGATATTCTCTCCTCGGATTACTATCCGGCGAGCCTGCTGGACGCGGCTTTCCGCGTGGCGCACGACGACAGCAACAGCTTCACGCTGGCACAGGCGATTAACCTTGTGACACGCAACCCAGCAAGGGCGCTGAACCTGACCGATCGCGGCACGCTGGCGGAAGGTAAACGAGCGGATCTGGTTCTGGCGCAGATGTACGGCGGCCATATCCACATCGACCACGTCTGGCGCCAGGGAACTCGGGTGTTCTGATGAGTAAACTAATCTGGCTGATGGGCCCGTCCGGCTCCGGCAAAGACAGCCTGCTGAGCGCCCTGCGCCAGCAGGAGCACGCAAGACTCCTGGTGGCGCACCGCTATATTACCCGCGCCGCCGACGCAGGCTGCGAGAATCATATTGCGCTGAGCGCAAAAGAGTTTGAGCAGCGCCAGCAACTGGGGCTGTTCGCCCTGAGCTGGCAGGCGCATGAGCAGTCCTACGGCGTCGGAGTGGAAATGGATATATGGCTCGAGGCCGGATTTGACGTGGTGGTGAACGGCTCGCGCCAGCACCTGAAACAGGCGCGGGAACGCTATGGCGATGGGCTGGTGCCTGTCTGTCTGCAGGTTTCTGCTGACGTGCTGCGCAGCCGCCTGGAGCAGCGGGGCAGAGAAAACGCAGAGCAGATCGAGCAGCGGCTGCAGCGTGCGGCGCTCTATGCCCCCGAGGGAGACGATTGCCTGCTCCTCAACAACGACGGGAGTCTGCTACAGTCAGCTGAGCTATTTATGCGGCTATTAGCCCGGCACCGCTCGAACGTCATTCCTCTTCACCGCAAGGAGCCACGCCATGTCTGATGTTGTTAAGTTAAAGGCCGCCGCTATCGAAGACAGCGATACCGTCTACCGCATGATCTGCGAGCTAAAACAGGCTCAGGCCGATCGCCCCGGCTTTAACGCCTGCTTCGCGGAGAATCTGCGTGACCCGAATATCTTCTATCAGCTGGCGTGGCTGGGTAACAAAGCGCTGGGGATGATTAGCCTTCACCTGCAATACCACCTGCACCACGGTCGCCGCATCGGCGAGATCCAGGAGCTGGTGGTGCTGGAAGAAGCTCGCGGTCACGGCGTGGGCAAGCAGCTGCTCGCCTGGGCCGAAGATAAAGCACGTAAAGCGGATGCCGAGCTAACGGAGCTGTCGACCAGCACCGGCCGCAAAGAGGCTCACCGTTTCTACGAGCGTGAAGGCTATCGCGCCACCCATATCCGCTTTACCAAACCGGTGGAGACACCTGATGACGCTGACGTTAACGCTTAGCGGCACCGGCGGGGCGCAGCTTGTGCCCGCCTGGGGCTGCCGCTGCGCAGCCTGTTTACGGGCGCGCAGCAACCCCGCTCATCGCCGCCGTCCGTGTAGCGCAGTACTAAAATATAACAATGCGGTTACGCTGGTGGATGCCGGCCTTCCCGACCTGATGGAGAGCTGGCAGCCGGGTGATTTTCAGCAGTTTTTGCTTACCCATTACCATATGGATCACGTCCAGGGGCTGTTTCCGCTGCGCTGGGGCGTTGGCGAGAAAATCCCGGTCTACGGCCCGCCTGATGAACAGGGCTGCGACGATCTGTTTAAGCACCCCGGCCTGCTGGATTTTAGCCATACCGTGGAGCCGTTTGTCGCCTTTACCCTTCAGGCGCTGCGCGTGACGCCGCTGCCGCTGCTGCACTCAAAGCTAACGTTTGGCTATCTGTTTGAAACGGCCTACAGCAGGCTGGCATGGCTGAGCGATACCGCGGGGCTGCCGGACAAAACCCTGAAGTTTCTTGCCGCCAGTCGCCCGGAGGTGGTGGTGATAGATTGCAGCCGCGAACCCCGGCCAGAGACGCCAAAAAATCATTGCGACTTAACAACGGTTATCGCGCTGAACGAGCAGATAGGTAGCCCGCGTGTCGTGCTGACGCACATCAGCCATCAATTCGACGAATGGCTGATGCACAACCCGCTTCCTGCAGGCTTTGAAGCTGGTTTTGACGGCATGGAAATCGTGCTGGACTAGCGGTCGTCGTCGTCCTGCAGCCGATGCTCTTCGTCATCCAGCTGCTGGCGCTCGCGGTCGAGCTGGTTCTGGCGCTCGTCAAGGCTGCGACGCCTCTCCTCCAGCTGGCGATAGCGTGCTTCATCCTGCCGACTAAGCCTGCGCTGAGCCGCTTCGTCATCGCTATCGTCATGGTAAACGCTGCCGCCGCCAGGCTTATAAGCCTCGCTAAGCGCCTGCTGGATATTACCAATCGCATCATCAATCACGTCGGCCTGCGCGAACGGCGAGGCCAGGTACAGCGTGCCGAGCAGCAGCGCGGCGGCATAAGGTTTCATCGGTCAGTCTCCGGGATGGACTGGCCTCAGCGTAGTCAGCCGGCTGCCTGGGCAGTAGCGGAGGAATCTCAAATTCTCGGCGATTCCAGCGCGTCAATGGCCTCAACCCTCGCCTGGTGCCGCCCGCCTTCAAACTGCCCGCTTAACCAGGCATCGACGATCATTTTGGCCAGATCCAGCCCGACGACTCTCGACCCGAAGGCCAGGACGTTGGTGTTGTTGTGCTGGCGGGAAAGCAGCGCAGAATAAGGCTCGCTGCACACCACAGCCCGGATACCGGGAAACTTATTGGCGGTGATAGAGATACCCACGCCGGTGCCGCAAATCAAAATGCCGCCCTCAACTTCTCCGCTGACCACTGCCTGCGCCACGGCACTGGCGTAAAGCGGGTAATCCGTACGCTCACCGGACCAGGTTCCCTTGTCTATCACCTCAATCCCTTTATCCTCAAGATGCGCCACTATTTCTGCCTTCAGCAGGAAACCGACGTGATCGCAGCCAAACGCAATTTTTTTCATTTTCATCCTCACCGTTGTCGTGGCTTTACGAACCCGGCAACCTTTGTGATTTAAGACCGGTTCATTGCCCAATTAATCGGCAAAATTGCCGGGTTCCCGGCCATTTCTACACCGATACTCTTCACAGCACAACGTCATAAACTATTATCACCGTGCCGACTGGCAGAGCGCCCCGACGACAAAAACACAATTAATATCTTTAAATTCATAAAGATAAATAAATATCATTTCGAACATTACTTCACAAAAAATAAAACTTTATGAATTAATTATTTTTGTGAAGTCATCAGCATATTTTCTGCTCAGGCTGTGATGTTATAGTGGCGTCTTCACTTTACGGACATCGAGAGAACACGATGAGTCAGTCAGACATTGAGTCACAGCCGCCGTTTGGTATCGGCCTTGCCCCCTGGCTGCGGATGAAGCAGGAGGGGATGACGGACAACGAAAGCCGCATTGTCGACTGGTTGTTGAAGCCCGGAAATCTGAGCGATGCACCGGCCATTAAAGACGTTGCCGAAGCCCTTACGGTGTCGGAAGCGATGATTGTTAAAGTGTCCAAACTGCTGGGTTTCAGCGGTTTCCGTAACCTGCGTAGCGCGCTGATCGCCTATTTTTCCGAGTCAGAGCAGGTGCTACCGACCGAGCTGGCGTTCGACGAAGCGCCGCAGGACGTGGTTAACAAGGTGTTTAACATTACCCTGCGCACCATTATGGAAGGCCAGTCGATCGTGAATGTCGACGAGATCCATCGGGCGGCGCGCTACTTTGCTAAGGCAAAACAGCGGGATTTGTACGGCGTTGGCGGCTCAAACGCCATTTGTAACGACATTCAGCACAAGTTCTTGCGCATCGGCGTACGCTGCCAGGCTTATCAGGATGCGCATATCATGATGATGTCGGCCTCGCTGCTACAAGAAGGCGATGTGGTGCTGGTTGTCTCTCATTCAGGCCGCACCGGCGATTTAAAAGCGGCGGTAGAGCTGGCGAAAAAGAATGGCGCCAAAATAATCTGTATTACCCATAGTTATCATTCGCCGATTGCCCGGCTGGCTGATTTTATTATTTGCTCACCAGCACCAGAGACACCCTTATTAGGCCGCAACGCCTCTGCGCGTATATTACAATTAACGTTACTCGATGCATTATTTGTTTCAGTGGCACAGCAAAACATTGAACAGGCAACATTAAACATGCAAAAAACCGGCGCTATTGTGGATTTCTTTTCCCCTGGCGCACTGAAGTAAAAAAGAGATCCCGCGTAAGCGGGACCTGACTGCACCCTACACTGAGAATATTATTATGAATAAATATCTGAAAATATTCAGCGGCGCTGCTATGGGCCTGATGTTATCCACCAGCGCATTTGCGGCCGCCGATTACGCGGTGGTATTAAAAACATTATCCAACCCTTTCTGGGTGGATATGAAAAAGGGTATTGAGGATGAAGCAAAAACGCTGGGCGTTAGCGTTGACGTATTTGCCTCGCCGTCGGAAGGGGATTTTCAGTCGCAATTACAGCTTTTTGAAGACCTGAGTAATAAAAAATATAAAGGCATCGCTTTCGCACCGCTCTCCTCGGTGAACCTTGTGGTGCCGGTGGCAAACGCCTGGAAAAAAGGCATTTACCTGGTCAATCTCGATGAAAAAATCGATATGGATAACCTGAAAAAAGCGGGTGGCAACGTCGAGGCCTTCGTCACCACCGATAACGTCGCGGTAGGCGCCAAAGGGGCAGGCTTTATTATCGATAAGCTCGGCGCCGCAGGCGGCGAGGTCGCGATTATCGAAGGCAAAGCGGGTAATGCCTCCGGCGAAGCCCGTCGCTCAGGCGCCAGCGACGCCTTTAAAAAGGCCAGCCAGATTAAACTGGTCGCCAGCCAGCCTGCC
This region of Cedecea lapagei genomic DNA includes:
- a CDS encoding WYL domain-containing protein encodes the protein MKGAKVKVADRLAEIVLSLYQGETLSADIIRQRFDVDMRTAYRDLNRLGAILEDVGEGKKRLSSHLKGQFNVNDLLRITKRVGLAAFYPWYDIKSHNQYIGLQAIPDLLVVGYEYENSAQRKAIFYPLFDDSDDPGGDRVKTEVLLQVSAQAAGHFKQRNFLPFQKTIRELDNGELLLASHIASPEQLFPLVQYWIPHLTIISPQVWQSDLKARIAAWCNVN
- a CDS encoding zinc ribbon domain-containing protein YjdM translates to MQLPHCPQCNSEYTYEDNGMLICPECAHEWNPAAAGEDDAELVVKDANGNLLVDGDSVTVVKDLKVKGSSSMLKIGTKVKNIRLVEGDHNIDCKIDGFGPMKLKSEFVKKN
- the phnF gene encoding phosphonate metabolism transcriptional regulator PhnF gives rise to the protein MHLSRHPTSYPTRYQEIAARLEQELRNNYRCGDYLPAETQLAAYYEVNRHTLRRAIDELVNKGWVQRRQGVGVLVLMRPFDYPLNAQARFSQNLLDQGSHPTSERLLAVIRPASQDVADALGLVEGDNVIHLRTLRRVNGIAVCIIDHYFSEQSWWPTLQTFSSGSLHDFLQAELGIALTRAQTRISARRSQAKESRLLEIPNMAPLLCVRTLNHREGEANPAEYSVSLTRADMIEFTMEH
- the phnG gene encoding phosphonate C-P lyase system protein PhnG; the protein is MDTSHFNTEQRREWMAVLSHSQPQELLERWNSLNISADYTLIRAPEIGLVQVQARMGGTGQRFFTGDATLTRSVVKLASGTYGYSYLLGRDKQHAECCAVIDALMQETSHFQTLQETLIAPLAANREQRLAARRAEVNSSRVDFFTLVRGDNA
- the phnH gene encoding phosphonate C-P lyase system protein PhnH; this encodes MTLMTAFTLPVQDAQQSFRRLLKAMSEPGVIVALTSLQQGWLPLNVATTSVLLTLADNDTPVWVDGALGNDIAAQNIRFHTNAQLCEQPDHAQFAVASDAISSEQLNLLAQGCDIAPDTSATLILQVSSLSGGRMLRLTGAGINEERMIAPQLPECVLHELTERPHPFPLGIDLILTCGDRLLAIPRTTHVEVC
- a CDS encoding carbon-phosphorus lyase complex subunit PhnI; protein product: MYVAVKGGEKAISAAHALQERNRRGDETLKELSVAQIEQQLGLAVDRVMTEGGIADRELAALAIKQASGDMIEAIFLLRAYRTTLPRLAVSEPLNTAEMRLERRISAVYKDVPGGQLLGPTYDYTHRLLDFTLLANGEVPDAESADEQSAPSPHVFSMLAKQGLAKVEEDDGAQPDDITRNPPVYPCSRSSRLQQLVRGDEGYLLALAYSTQRGYGRNHPFAAEIRSGYVDIEIVPEELGFAVNIGELLMTECEMVNGFVAPEDEAPHFTRGYGLAFGMSERKTMAMALVDRALQAPDYDETVAGPAQDEEFVLSHADNVEAAGFVSHLKLPHYVDFQAELELLNRLIKERANG
- a CDS encoding alpha-D-ribose 1-methylphosphonate 5-phosphate C-P-lyase PhnJ, encoding MANLSGYNFAYLDEQTKRMIRRAMLKAVAIPGYQVPFGGREMPMPYGWGTGGIQLTASLIGEADVLKVIDQGADDTTNAVSIRNFFKRVTGVNTTERTEDATLVQTRHRIPETPLVEDQILIYQVPIPEPLRFIEPRETETRTMHALEEYGVMQVKLYEDIARFGHIATTYAYPVKVNDRYVMDPSPIPKFDNPKMHMSPALQLFGAGREKRIYAVPPFTRVESLDFDDHPFQVQKWEEPCAICGSRHSYLDEVVLDDAGNRMFVCSDTDYCRQNSEASQS
- the phnK gene encoding phosphonate C-P lyase system protein PhnK, yielding MTSPLLSVNNLTHLYAPGKGFMDVSFDLWPGEVLGIVGESGSGKTTLLKAISARLAPQSGEVIYLDRSLYEMSEGERRRLLRTEWGVVHQHPMDGLRRHVSAGGNIGERLMATGARHYGEIRATAQRWLEEVEIPASRIDDLPTTFSGGMQQRLQIARNLVTHPKLVFMDEPTGGLDVSVQARLLDLLRGLVVELNLAVVIVTHDLGVARLLADRLLVMKQGKVVESGLTDRVLDDPHHPYTQLLVSSVLQN
- the phnL gene encoding phosphonate C-P lyase system protein PhnL; amino-acid sequence: MTRIRVENLSKTFVLHHQHGIRLPVLAGASLEVKGGECVVLHGHSGSGKSTLLRSLYANYLPDEGHIWVKHNDEWLDIVQAPAREVLAVRRQTIGWVSQFLRVIPRISALEVVMQPLLDLGVPREECEKKAASLLTRLNVPERLWHLAPSTFSGGEQQRVNIARGFIVDYPILLLDEPTASLDAKNSAAVVALIQEAKARGAAIVGIFHDEAVREQVADRLHTMSAMEPQHDSQ
- the phnM gene encoding alpha-D-ribose 1-methylphosphonate 5-triphosphate diphosphatase, with the translated sequence MIVNNVRLVLEEEVVSGSLEVADGVIRNFAETQSQLPGAHDGGGGWLLPGLIELHTDNLDKFFTPRPKVDWPAHSAMSSHDALMVASGITTVLDAVAIGDVRDGGDRLENLEKMINAVEDTQKRGLNRAEHRLHLRCELPHHTTLPLFDKLVDRELVSLVSLMDHSPGQRQYAELSKYRDYYQGKYHLTNEQMDRFEEEQLTLAARWSQPNRQAIAARCRDRNIALASHDDATSAHVVESHEIGSVIAEFPTTQEAAEASRHHGMSVLMGAPNIVRGGSHSGNVAASHLAQAGLLDILSSDYYPASLLDAAFRVAHDDSNSFTLAQAINLVTRNPARALNLTDRGTLAEGKRADLVLAQMYGGHIHIDHVWRQGTRVF
- the phnN gene encoding ribose 1,5-bisphosphokinase — translated: MMSKLIWLMGPSGSGKDSLLSALRQQEHARLLVAHRYITRAADAGCENHIALSAKEFEQRQQLGLFALSWQAHEQSYGVGVEMDIWLEAGFDVVVNGSRQHLKQARERYGDGLVPVCLQVSADVLRSRLEQRGRENAEQIEQRLQRAALYAPEGDDCLLLNNDGSLLQSAELFMRLLARHRSNVIPLHRKEPRHV